One Littorina saxatilis isolate snail1 linkage group LG1, US_GU_Lsax_2.0, whole genome shotgun sequence genomic window carries:
- the LOC138959178 gene encoding uncharacterized protein produces MRGFSQTLRLSDSGTSAVAMAAGDKGGGREWNADTLLPKVTQQLRTLYPWCEDMPLRFETLAKQQTKLMLQELYADIPGNTGLCDSHPTSDVPLDFGPSPGVQTHDPATHHVKACDPATLNVKARGFKDAASPTSTISKMQPPQCQNNSSGLQPSTPDTRYQSHVTFQCANRAFQGVDEFPFECWDPWGVPPKPPPGMTSGMTSALVEEPVLPNDSCCSKVRKLCLDKANVKSVRPPLKPPLATQILPTKQQRSPITDSATSVTSAKPSSSRQDCQPSSVAMTTGVMTNTQRLRPSCGNKKPFVLENCQPVGRPKTNKPSFPVKSDSVGRHDQQGQVTDKEKRLKRQDIRRTDDNVPYPVLVEDWEDEIEQFPAGFMGNYQPHKLKLFQSRDKGEENLGESKLKGIPGLVVNAPQKQAPGRSRKSLRAEEQPEGKTQMENAATKDRCLQDGSNVPHEQQWVKIGKQGKEKKKAQRKEKV; encoded by the exons ATGAGAGGATTCTCTCAGACTCTCAGACTCTCAGACTCGGGGACTAGCGCTGTTGCTATGGCAGCCGGCGACaagggagggggaagagagtgGAATGCAGACACTCTGCTGCCCAAAGTGACACAACAGCTGCGCACGCTGTATCCGTGGTGTGAAGACATGCCACTACGGTTTGAG ACGCTAGCCAAGCAACAGACCAAGCTGATGCTGCAGGAACTGTACGCTGACATCCCAGGGAACACAGGTCTCTGTGACTCGCATCCCACGTCAGACGTCCCTCTTGACTTTGGTCCGTCACCAGGCGTGCAGACGCATGACCCTGCTACACATCACGTCAAGGCATGTGACCCTGCTACACTTAACGTCAAG GCCAGAGGTTTCAAGGACGCAGCATCCCCGACATCAACCATTTCTAAGATGCAGCCTCCACAGTGTCAAAACAATTCTTCAGGATTGCAGCCTTCTACCCCTGACACTCGTTACCAGAGTCATGTCACATTCCAGTGTGCCAACAGAGCATTTCAGGGTGTGGATGAGTTCCCTTTTGAATGTTGGGATCCATGGGGTGTGCCTCCAAAACCTCCTCCTGGTATGACCTCTGGTATGACCTCAGCGCTGGTAGAAGAGCCTGTTCTACCAAATGACTCCTGCTGTAGCAAAGTCAGAAAGCTGTGTTTAGACAAAGCAAACGTCAAGTCTGTTCGACCTCCTCTCAAACCGCCTCTTGCTACACAAATATTGCCCACGAAGCAGCAAAGGTCACCTATCACAGATTCTGCTACATCTGTTACATCTGCTAAACCATCAAGCTCACGTCAAGACTGCCAACCATCATCTGTTGCCATGACAACAGGTGTGATGACTAATACTCAACGATTGAGACCAAGTTGTGGAAACAAAAAACCATTTGTCTTAGAAAACTGTCAGCCAGTGGGCAGACCAAAGACGAACAAGCCATCTTTTCCGGTCAAAAGCGACAGTGTTGGGCGGCATGATCAACAAGGGCAAGTAACGGATAAAGAGAAGAGACTAAAAAGACAAGACATCCGCCGCACAGATGACAACGTCCCGTACCCAGTGCTTGTGGAAGACTGGGAAGATGAGATAGAACAGTTTCCTGCAGGCTTCATGGGCAACTACCAGCCACACAAACTCAAACTCTTTCAGTCCAGAGACAAAGGAGAAGAAAATCTGGGGGAGTCAAAACTCAAGGGCATTCCTGGTTTGGTTGTGAACGCACCACAAAAGCAAGCCCCTGGTCGCTCCAGAAAATCTTTAAGAGCAGAGGAACAGCCCGAAGGCAAAACACAGATGGAAAACG